The DNA window TGGGCGGCGCGCCCGCCGTGCCGGGCCAGCAGCTGAACGCCACCGTCACGGCGCAGAGCCGCCTGCAGACGGCCGAACAGTTCGGCGCGATCCTGCTGAAGACGCAGACCAACGGCGCCACCGTGCACCTGCGCGACGTGGCGAAGATGGAACTGGGCCGCGAGAACTACGCCACCGTGGCGCGCTTCAACGGCAAGGCCGCCACGGGTATCGCCCTGAAGCTGGCCACCGGCGCCAACGCGCTCGATACCGCCGAGGCAGTAAAAGCCAAGGTCGAGGAGATGAGCAAGCTGTTCCCGAAAGGGATGAAAGCCGTGGTGGCGTTCGACACCACGCCATTCGTCGAACTGTCGATCGAGGAAGTGGTCAAGACGCTGGCCGAGGCCATCGTGCTGGTGTTCCTCGTGATGTACCTGTTCCTGCAGAATTTCCGCGCCACGCTGATCCCGACGATGGCGGTGCCGGTCGTGCTGCTGGGTACCTTCGCCGTGCTGTCGGCGTTGGGCTACTCGATCAACACGCTGACGATGTTCGCCATGGTCCTCGCCATCGGCCTGCTGGTCGACGATGCGATCGTGGTGGTGGAAAACGTCGAGCGCGTGATGACGGAAGAAGGCTTGTCGCCAAAAGAGGCAACGAAGAAATCGATGGGCCAGATCTCCGGCGCGCTGGTCGGTATCGCGATGGTGCTGTCCGCCGTGTTCGTGCCGATGGCATTCTTCGGCGGTTCCACGGGCGTGATCTACCGCCAGTTCTCGATCACGATCGTGTCGGCCATGGTGCTGTCCGTGCTCGTGGCAATGATCTTCACGCCGGCGCTGTGCGCCACGTTCCTGAAGCCGGTGGAGAAGGGCCACCATCTGACCAACCGCGGCTTCTTCGGCTGGTTCAACCGCACGTTCGAAAAGAGCACCGATAAATACCAGGGCGTGGTGGCCGGCATGATCCGCCGCCGCGCACCGTCGATGATCATCTACGCGGTACTGCTGGCCGTGCTGGCCGTGGTGTTCATGCGCCTGCCGACCTCCTTCCTGCCGGAAGAAGACCAGGGCGTGCTGTTCACGCAGATCCAGCTGCCAACCGGCGCCACGCAGGAACGCACGCTGAAGACGATCGAAAAGGTCGAGGACTACTTCATGAACCAGGAGAAGGCCAACGTCGCTTCCGTGTTCGCGGTGGCCGGCTTCTCGTTCGGCGGCAATGGCCAGAACACCGGTATCGCGTTCGTGCGCATGAAGGACTGGTCGGAGCGTTCGGGCAAGGAAAACCGCGTCAGCGCGATCGCCGGCCGCGCCATGGGCGCGCTGATGCAACTGCGCGATTCGATGGTGTTCTCGTTCGCACCGCCGGCCGTGATCGAGCTGGGTAATGCATCCGGCTTCGACCTGCAGCTGCAGGACGTGGGCGGCGTGGGCCACAATGCGCTGATGGGCGCGCGCAACCAGCTGCTCGGCATGGCCGCGCAGAACAAGGCGCTCGTGGGCGTGCGCCCGAACGGTCAGGAAGATACGCCGCAGTACAAGGTGACGATCGACCAGCAGAAAGCCACGGCCCTGGGCCTGGCGGTGGCCGACGTGAACCGCGTGCTGTCCGTGGGCTGGGGCTCGTCGTACGTGAACGACTTCGTCGACCGCGGCCGCGTGAAGAAGGTGTTCATGCAGGGCCAGCCGGATTCGCGCATGGTGCCGGAAGACCTGAACAAATGGTTCGTGCGCAACAACGCCGGCGAGATGGTGCCGTTCTCCGCGTTCGCCAGTGGCGAGTGGATCTACGCATCGCCGCGCCTGGAGCGCTACAACGGCCTGTCGTCCGTGAATATCCAGGGCAGCCCGGCGCCGGGCGTGAGCTCCGGCGCGGCCATGGCCGAAGTGGAAAAGATGATCGCGCAACTGCCGCCGGGCATCGGCTACGAGTGGACCGGCCTGTCGGTGGAAGAACGCGAATCCGGTTCGCAGACGCCGATGCTGTACACGATCTCGATCCTCATCGTGTTCCTGTGCCTGGCCGCGCTGTATGAAAGCTGGTCGGTGCCGTTCTCGGTGCTGCTGGTGATCCCGCTGGGTATCATCGGTACCGTGCTTGCCACGTGGGGCTTTGGCCTGGCGAACGACGTGTACTTCCAGGTCGGGCTGCTGACGGTTGTCGGCCTGGCGGCGAAGAACGCGATCCTGATCGTGGAATTCGCCAAGGAACTGCAGGAAGGCGGCATGCATGTGCGTGAAGCCACGCTCGAAGCCGTGAAGCTGCGCCTGCGCCCGATCCTGATGACGTCGATCGCCTTCGGCCTGGGCGTGCTGCCGCTGGCCCTGGCGAGCGGCGCCGGCTCCGGCAGCCAGAACGCCATCGGCGTGGGCGTGCTGGGCGGGATGCTGTCGGCAACGTTCCTCGGCATCTTCTTCGTGCCCGTGTTCTTCGTGCTGGTGCGCAGCATGTTCGCGTCGAAAGATGCGAAGACCGCGCAGCCGGCCGCCGGCACCACCGTATGAAAGTGAGTAGAAACATGACCAAGACCTTGATTACCCTGGCCGTGACGGCACTGCTGGCCGGCTGCAGCCTGGCGCCCGTGTACGAGCGCCCCGCGGCGCCGGTGACGCCGGCATGGCCGCAGGGCGACGCGTACCAGTCGACGGCCGCCTCGCCGAATGCGAAGCAGGCCTACGACGTGCAATGGCGCGAATTCATCGCCGACGAGCAGCTGGAAAAGCTCGTCGAGCTGGCGCTGGCGAACAACCGCGACCTGCGTGTGTCGATCCTGAATATCGAAGCCGCGCGCGCCCAGTATGGCGTGCAGCGCGCCGACCGCGTGCCGGGCCTGAACGCTTCCGTGGGCCAGACGGCCCAGCGCATTCCGGACAACCTGTCGGCCACCGGCGACGGCTACATCACGCGCCAGTACACGGCGGGCCTCGGTATCCCGGCCTTCGAGCTGGATTTCTTCGGCCGGGTCAAAAACCTGTCCGAAGCGGCGTTGCAGCAATACCTGGGCACCGAAGAGGCGCGCCGTTCGCAGCAGATCAGCCTGGTGGCCGAAGTGGCCAACGCCTGGCTGACCCTGGCGGCTGACCAGGAACGCCTGCGCCTGGCGCAGGACACGCTGAAGAGCCAGCAGATCTCGTATGAGCTCAGCAAGCGTCGCTTCGAGGCGGGTGCCACGTCGGGCCTGGACATGTACGAAGCGCAGACCAGCGTGGAAACGGCCCGCAGCGACATGGCCGTCTATACCGCCCAGGTGGCGGCGGACCAGAACGCGCTGGCGCTGCTGGCCGGCGCCCCGGTGCCTGCCGAGCTGCTGCCGCAAGGCGAACTGCAATCGGTGACGCAACTGGCCGAACTGCCGGAAGGCGTGCCGTCCGAAGTGCTGCAGCGCCGGCCGGACGTGCTGTCCGCCGAGCGTTCGCTGCAGGCGCAGAACGCCAACATCGGCGTTGCCCGGGCCGCGTTCTTCCCGAGCATTTCGCTGACGGCATCGGCCGGCGCGGCCAGTTCCGACCTGTCGAACCTGTTCAAGGCGGGTGCCGGCACGTGGTCGTTCATGCCCCAGCTGAACCTGCCGATCTTCGCGGGCGGCCGCAATCAGGCCAACCTGGACCTGGCCCGGACCAACCGCGACATCGCCGTGGCGCAGTATGAAAAGTCGATCCAGTCGGCGTTCCGCGAAGTGTCCGATGCACTGGCCCAGCGGGGCACGCTCGACGAGCGCGTGGCATCGCAGGCGGCGCTGGTGGAAGCTTCCGAGAAAAGCTACCGGATCCACGAGCAGCGTTACCAGAAGGGCGCCGAGTCGTACCTGAACGCACTGGTGTCGCAGCGCAATCTGTATGCTGCCCAGCAGACCTACATCAGCGCGCGGCTGGCGAAAGCGTCGAACCAGGTGACCTTGTACAAGGTCCTTGGTGGCGGCTGGCAGTAACAGCCGGCGAGCCGTTGGCGTTATTCAACCCAACGGCACTCAACTGGTGTCTGACACTTTTTCCGGATGCATCACCCGGAAAAGGTGTCAGAGACCGGTTTTCCCAGCCGACGACCACATCGGCTGAGCAGTCAATCCAGCTGACCACCAACGTCAAGTCAACAACGGCGGCATCCACTCCATGCAGAGATACAAGCCGTTTGCCCCGTTGAGCGTGAACCCGCAGCGCTGGAACAACCGTTGCGCGCGGGTACCGGGCAGCACATCGAGCCGCACTGGCACGCGCATGCGCACACCCTGCGCCTGCAGGCTGCGCAAGAGCCCCAGGCCGATACCACGGCCGCGGCATTCGGGCAGCAGGCTGATGTCGAGGATGCGGATTTCGTCGGAACCGTAGTTGACGTGGAGGGCGCCGATGGGCCGCTCGCGTTCGACAATGACGGCGGCGTCCGCATAAGGGTAGAGCGCGTGCTGCTGGGTTTGCCGCGCACGGCACTGCAGGGCCATCAGCATCGCCTCAGCGCGGGCATCGCAGGCCCCCATGCGCTGGTCGGCGGTGCGGGTGCTGGCAAACAGCAGTTCCATGAAGGCCTGGTCGGCGGCTTCCGCCGGCCGCATTTCGATCGTGCGGGAAGTCCTGGTTGACATGGTCATCCTTGCGCAAGTAGCGGTCGTAGAAAATGATAGCATCCGTGCGCGCGCACGGGCGATCCGTTTGACAAACCGGGGCCGCAAGCCAGCAGCCTAGCCGCCAGCGCCCCTGAAAGGCAGTATGAGCAATACCGAAAAACGCCATCATGACCCGGAAAAGGCGCGCCATCGGCGCCGCCAGGTGCTTGACGCTGCGGCCGCCTGCTTCGGCCGCAGCGGCTTCCATGGCGCCAGCATGGCCGAGATCTCGAAGGCCGCTGGCATGAGTGCCGGCCATATCTATAACTACTTCGACAGCAAGGACGCGATCATTGCCGCGTTCGTCGAGGAAAACGTGGAGCGCGTGTCGGCACTGATTCGCGGCTTCGAGCTGACCGACGACCCGCTGCAGGCGCTGCTGGACGAAGTGCCGCGCGCCGTGCGCGACGATCTAAAACCGGAAACGTGGATCCTGCCGCTGGAAATCACGGCCGAAGCATCGCGCAACCCGAAGATCGCCGCGGTGGCGCGCGACGCCGACCGCCGCACGCGCATCCTGCTTCGCACGATCCTGAAGACCGGGCGGGCCAGGCATGGCCTGTCCGTCGACGACGCCCTGCTCGATGCGCGGATGAACGTTATGATCACGATGTTCCAGGGCCTGCCCGTGCGCGCCGTGCACAATCCGGACATGGACCCGGACATGCTGACCGAGTCGTTCCGCCTGGCGCTGCGTGCCCTGCTGTTCAGCTGACATTCAACCGAAGGAATTCATGACCGACTTTATCTTCCCGCCGCACGAAACTGCAGCGCTGGCCATCGCCGGCACCGACGCCCGTTTCCCCGTCCGCCGCGTCTACTGCGTGGGCCGCAACTACGCCGGCCACGCCCGCGAAATGGGTTCGGACCCGAGCCGCGAACCGCCGTTCTTCTTCACCAAGCCGGGTGACGCGAACGCCGTGGTGGCGGTGGCGCCGGGCAGCACGGCCGAACTGCCGTTCCCGCCGCAGACGAACAATTTCCACCATGAGTGCGAACTGGTCGTCGCCATCGGCAAAGGCGGCGCCGACATCGCCGTCGCGGACGCGGCATCGCACATCTTCGGTTACGCGGTCGGCTTCGACATGACGCGCCGCGACCTGCAAAACAGGATGAAGGACGCCGGCCGCCCATGGGAGATCGGCAAGGCGTTCGATTTTTCCGCGCCGGTCGGCACGCTGCACCCTGCCGACACCGTGGCCGGCATCGACAACGCGGCCATCACGCTGCAGATCGATGGCGCCACGAAGCAGTCCGGCCACATCAACGAAATGATCTGGTCGATCGCCGAAACGATTGCCAACCTGTCCACCTATTTCACCCTGCAGCCCGGCGACCTGATTTTCACCGGCACGCCCGAAGGCGTGGGCGCGGTGCAGCGCGGGCAGACGCTCGTTGGCCATGTGGATGGCCTGAGCGACATCGCTGTCCGCTTCGTTTAAAGCCTCAGGCGCGCGGCGATGGCCTGCAGGCCGTCGAGCGCGCCGGCCGCCAGTCCCACATCCTGCCTTGTCGGCACCTCCTGCTCGCGTGGATTGATCCGCACGAGCCGCCCGCCGCGCTGTATCACCTGCTGGCTGAAGTGCCGCACCGATGGCACCGCCGTGCCGGCCCCCAGCTCGATGACGAGGGGCCGCTCGACCTTGTCCAGCCAGCGCTCCAGCCGCGCCGCCTGCCGCGCACTGCGGTGCTCGATCCACCCCCAGTCGCCGAACATCAGGATGTTTGGCCGCGCCATGCCGCCGCAACGGGGGCAGTGGGGCGGGTCGTTCATCAGCTTGCACGCCTGCTCGTCTACCTCGGGCTTGAACGCTTCCGCTTCCCAGATCGTATCGCCGCAGGGCTCAAGGCATTGCAGGTGATGGATCGAGCCGTGGCACTCGTAGACCTGGTTCGCGTCGAAGCCGGCTTTCTGGAACTGGCCGTCGACGTTGCTGGTAAAGACATGGCAGCCATGCGGCATGCGCTCTCCCCAGCTTTTCAGCAAATGAAAACCTGCGTGCGGGACCGTGTCCCGGTAGAGATGCAGGCGGTGGCCGTAGAAGCCCCAGGCCAGCACTGGATTCTGCTGGAACGACGACGGGGACGCGGCGGTCGTGAACGCGATGCGCGCTGCGCCAAGGGCAGGGTAGGCGCGCCAGAAGCCTTCGTTGCCCCGGAAGTCGGGCAGGCCGGAATCGACGCCCATGCCGGCGCCGGCGGCGATCAGCAAGCCGTCGGCTTGCCGCACCAGATCGGCGGCGCGGTCGAGTTGGGTGGCGTCGGGCAGGGTAGAGATCATCTCCGGATTCTAGCGTTCTCCATGCTCGCGCGGTGCCGGCAATCACTGCCGATGGGCAAGCCTGCTCTTGTGCAAAATGACATGGCAAAAACTCAAATCCCTCTGCTATAATCCGGGCTCTCGTCGGGGCGTAGCGCAGCCTGGTAGCGTACTTGCATGGGGTGCAAGGGGTCGGAGGTTCGAATCCTCTCGCCCCGACCAGAAAGAATTAACGATAGGGGCCACTCTTTGGAGTGGCCTTTGTCGTTTACAACGCCAATTGATCGTCTGGCTGGAATTCTTGTGCTCTTCCACGTCGCAGCGGGTTCTCGCACACATACTCTGGTACATCTCTCTAGTCACAGAACTATTTTATTGTTACTGAGGTAATAGTTGTTGTATTATGATATCTATTCCTCATTTAGGACATGCAACTCACGTCTGAATGAGTGCTGAAATTTCAGAGAAATCGGACGATGCAGAAGGTAGTCATGAAATCGAAGTTACAGATACTTCTGCTTGTATGGTTTGCATTGCAAGGGCTGGTAAACGGAATTCTAATCTCACGCGACATTCCTCAACCTTTATGGTGGAGTGTCGGCTCCGCACTGTTCAATAGCGTGGCAATTTTCTATTGGTACCGTGCAGACAGTGACCACCAGGGATTCAAGCGCACGTTCTTGATGAACGTAGCTGTTGTTGTGTTTTCAATGTTTGCCATTCCCTTCTATATAATTCGTAGCAATGCGCGTGGCCGGCGCTTGCGCGCACTGGGGCGAATGCTTGGATATTACGGCTTTGCGTGCGTTGCGTGGCTGGTTGGCGGGCTGGCGAGCTTCTTGGTGTGATCGGCCTCTGTCTACGGCATTCGCAATGGCGCTGAAAAAATCGGCGTCAGTGTGGTTTGCTGTAAATAGCCTGCGTTAAGATGTATTCCCATCACTTGGGCCGATCTAATCGAGCATAATTCTCTGATGAAGCATGCGAATTTCTAGAATCATATTGGTCAAACGCGCCGCACGAGGCTGGGTGATCCGGTCGTCAGGCCTCTACTGAACAAACTGGAAACAGATTGCATCCCCAGACGTGTCGTGTGGGAATTGATTCTCGTGGGCCCGGGTCCACGATTATTTGGTCCTGGCAGCGGTCCGCTGCATTCCTGCCGCTGCAACTAGCTCCCAATCGCATAACCCCTGGTCCCGACCCAGCCTGACCCGATGCAGCTTCATCGCATCGATCACATCCGTAGTGCCCGGGTTATCAACTAGCAGTGGCAAGGTCTGCGCGGCTTCGAGAAAGAAGTATCGAGTTGGTTCGTCGCCCTGATCGAGGAACGCATTGGACCACCAGTCGACGATCCGCTCGCTGGCCTTGTCCAGGGCCCCCTGTGTGACGAGCCGGTTGGATTTCTGGATATTGATCTGGCGTGCGGCGGGCATGAGGTTCCATGCATCGCCGCAAGGCCACGCTGCGAACGGAAAACAGTGGTCGACATCGTATGCGCCGTTCAGGCGCGCACCCGACCACACACAATACACCGGCTTGCCCGCCGCGCGCAGGCGGTCGACCGCGGCCCGGGCAAAGCCGGTATCGCGGACCGGATCCGCCCAGGCGAGCAGCCGATGCGCCAGCATGCGCACGTCCGGCTGGCGGTTGGCGGAATAGCCTTCGATCAACCGCACCCATTCGGCCACCAGCACAGGCTCGATCCACACGTTGTAGTGGCTCAGGGCCTGCCAGATCTCCAGCGGCACGCGAAAGTCGCCAAAGCTCCACAGGAACGCTTCGTCGATCACCAGTTCTGGCGGCGTGGAAGCCTGGCGGCGCCGGACGATGTCGAAAATCGGATTGCCGCCAGAGGGCCAGCGCAGGTATTTCGCCGGCATGTCGCGAATGATTTGCGAGATTTCGGACAGGCTCCGATGCAGGTGCCACGCCAGGTCTCCCGTGAACCGCGAGCCTGTGCGTAGTTCGACCGCCGCGATGGGGCGCAGGGCATGAAAATTGTCCGTCGTGAAGCCCGGGCCCGTGCCCAGCCGCGATGCCGGCATCTGCGGCAGCCCGCTTTCGATCAGCGGCTTATACATGCGCAGCCAGAACAGCGAAACAAGACCCAAGGGCACCACCACCGATTCCGCTTCATGACGGGCGAGACCCGCAGCGGTGTCGGCGATCCGGGCGATCACGCGCAGCAGCGCGATCTTGTACGTGGACGCCTTCTCGTCCATCAGGATCAGGTGGCGCAACAGGGGCAGGGCGCCGAGACCGTCGTCGGGAAGCCCCAGCACGACGTTCGTCCACGGGACCTCGACGCGGCCCAGTTTGTCCGCGCTGTCGGTGGCGCGCACGATGCGCAACCCGAATTGCTGGGCAAGTGCCGATAACTCCTGCAGCGACACCTCGTGCATCGCCCGCTCCATGTCGGGCGCGCCGAGCCTGAGGCTGATCGCGATGCGGCCGTTGGGGGCGAGCAGCGTGGCCAGCTTGCGCAATGAGCGCTGGCGGTCCGCCGGCGGAATGTGCATCCACACAGCGGACAGCAAGATAAGGTCGAACCGCAGATTCAGCCGTGGCACTTTGACGAGGTCCGGCAGGCTGTCGGACAGCCAGCGGATCCTGTCGGACGGATGCAGTTCCAGCGCCTGCGCGAGCATGGCGTCCGAAGGATCGACGGCAACGACCTCATATCCGTTCGCCGCGAACCACGCGGCATCGCGGCCGGAGCCAGTGCCCACGTCGAGCACCATTCCTCCCGGCGGTGGAAGCAGGTCCAGCAAGCTGGCATGTACCTCGTTGAAATTCAATGACTCGTACTGGGCCGCCAATCGGGCCGCATGTTTCTCGTAGAAAGGGATCGATGTCATCAGCAGGTCGCTTGTGTTGACTGACGAGGAATTGTAGTCCTGCCCGTGCGACCGCGGGTAAACAGGAATGCAAATGATGAAGTACTTGTTCCTGACAGGAGGCGCTGGCTGCCGATATCGATGCATGCAAAACGCATCCAGGCTCTGCCCTAATTGCGATCATGATGTTATTATTTTTATGATAAGTACCTCGGCTCAGCGCTAACGGGCCGCTATTGCACTCTCATGGTCAGCTGACGCGAATAATCGAGGAGCAGGGCTTGGCACTGAACAATAAAGAAGAAGTACACTTCTGGCGGGAACTGGAGCGGGTCGAACAATGGCTGAGTACAGGCGCCGGCGCTGCCGCCGGCCGCATCTATGACACCATGGGCCGGCCCGGCGAACAAACCTTCGCTAACTATGGCAACGAACTGGTGGCCAGCGTCGCCCGGGTCGAGCGAGTACGGCAGGCACTCGACCAATCCGGGTCGATGGCGAAACGGCTAGCGATGCAACAGCTGTCCGGTATCGGTCTTGACGATGTCTGGGACATCCTGCTTGCCGCATGCAAGGAAATCGCGCTGTATTATGGCGGCGCTGTCGTTACTGGTGCCGTCGTCGGCGGTGCGATCGGCAGCCTGGCTTTTGGTGCCGGCGCCATACCGGGTGCCGTGGTTGGTGGCGCAGCCGGTTCGCAGGTCGGTATCTGGGTGCTGACACTGCTGGGACTGAAAGAATTGGTCGTAGGCCTCGGTACCATGTTTCCAGCCGCGATGGAGCATTACGTGCGTGGCTTTCGCGAAGCGTGGGGCACCGTGCCTGATAACAAGAGCGATTTCGGAAATAGTGCCGCTCTGTCCTCCGGCAGCATCTCCGCCGGTGCGTGGCACATGGGGCAGGGCCATGTCATTCTCGTCACCGCAATCCTGACTGCGGTGGTGGCGTATCTCACGCGAGGTGGAGGGACTACTGCATCGCTGGCGCAGATGGCCCGGCAGAGCCGACAGCTAGGGGCGAAGTTTGCGAATTGGGCGGTGAAGAATGAGGGGAGACTGCTGGCTCATCCGCAGTTGCAGAGTCGGCCGAATAATTCGGTTGCAATGGCGATGGAGGAAGTACCGCCAAAGAGTAGGCATGGTGCGTCTGGCGCGAATGGCAGCAAGGAGGTCAAGGCTGCGGGGGCAAACAGGCCCGCACTGTCATTCGAGGATGCTTTGGTAGTGCGAGGAGATGCTTCCCGCGCTCAGATCGTCCAAACAATCGGTGATGCGGCCCAGCCGTCGCTTAAGGAAATATTACGACTCGACCCAAATGCACGCGTTGGCTTTAGGGGAAGTCTTGTGGATGGGTTGAAGAATGATACAAAGCGTGGCGTCCACGGCGAACGCGTTGCATTTGATGGCAATGTCGCCACGAAAGATGGCAAGCCGTACACGGGGCCGCAAGGCTACGACGCTGATTTCTTTGTCGTGAGCGATGATTTGGCCGCTCAGTTTTCGAAAAAAACCTTTTTCAAGGACATTACTAAGCTGGACGCATCATTGAAAACTACCTTCAATGAATTTGGAACTGCTATGCAGCGCAGCTCCGTACTTGGCGGGATGAAGACAGAAATCCCGACATTCCGGGTCTACAGCACGGCTGAAATGGCGAAGAAAACGGGTTCTCAATACTACTTCTTGACACCTGGACAATAATGGATGAGGTTTATGAAAAACATACTAGCTGAAGTGGAAATTTCAAGTGCAATGCCGCTCGATGAAACGGCGGAGAAGCTGGGAGAAGTCCTAGGCGGAATAATATTCGAACGGGAAGAAACAGGGCGTTTTGAAGAAGTCCCTGCTTTCGTTGCAAAGGATGATAAATCTGGTGTGACTTTCGTATTGTTCGGAATACCTGATGGCGAAATTTGTGATGCCTACACTTTAGAGTGCTCTGCCGAAACAAATCTATCCATTCAGGGATTCAAGAACATGACATCTGGACTATTGAATCAAATTATTTCTGAGAAGGAGGTTAACTCAAGAGGATATTTTGATTATTCGGATGAATTGGCACAGGCCCTGACTGGCAAGGGAATCATGTCTTTGAAATCATCCCCGTAACCTGTAAGGGCAAATAGTGTGGAACAAGTACCGCCCGCATTTAGAAAGAAAGAAGATGGACCGGCCACGATCGTAGCCCGAGACCCAGTCAACCTTGCTTCAGCATCGTTTGAATGTGATTGACCTTGACCGAAATACATTTGCTCCTGATGAAGCCGGCGCGGCGGCAGAAATGGAGCACTATCTCGGTGGTATGCTTAAGAGAACTCCGGCCGGTACCAGTGCCGATTACGTAGTTGAATCGGGAAATTTCGCAGGTATACGAATCGATTTCAAATTGACTCCCGATACGTTTGCACAAGCAGAAAAATCAATACTTATTTTGATAAGACATTTCCTAAGTTCTCGCAATCATCGCGGATAAACTAGCGACCCCGATGGGTGTTAACATGAGGCCTTTCGATACTGGCTCCTGGGGCTCCAGCATTCGGGCCGTAAAATTTTCACCGGACTTGACTTCATCGATAGATTTGCGCTTGTGCGTGAAGGGATCATGCCTTGCAAAAAGCACCCGGCGACCCGATGCCCATCCGCGAAGCCAACGCAATCCTGCACATCCGCTGAAGGTAAGAGATCGTCATGGACTTGATGATTATTAGAGATATCATGTGGTGCAACGGAAAAAACCTTGTCGGCACAGGCCCCTTACTTTTGGTCGATGTCGTTCGCCAAAGCGATGTCCAGTGGCTCTTGGGAATGAACGTTAGCATATCCGGCAAAAATGGACGGCAATCAGATGTTTTTGTAGCTGGTGTATCGGTTAGACAAACAATGAGCGGTGTGATAGAGATGAGCCTAGGACTTGAGAGCCCGGCTGGCGAATTGGATATATTGCTCGACAGCGTCGTGACCATAGACGGGCGATACCTTTGAGGGAGTAGTAAAAGGGCATTGCAGATTACCGGGTTAACCTCCCCCGGCAGTGGCTACGCTGATATCAGGTTCACGGTATCATTGGCAAGTAAGTGGAGCTGAAATGGAATTCATGAAAACTGGGTTGTAGGTTACTTTGGCTTGCCTAGCAGGTAGTACATGGACTCCCCTGAAGGCTGATGTTCAGAAAGCGAAACTAGTTCAAGGGTGCAGCGTAGCCAAGTCGTTTTTGTCAACAGCGGATGTATGATGGAGGTGCATGTGGAAAAGAAAGAATCCGGTCATGATTTTGACAATGCACTTCAATTGTTCTTGGATAGTTTTCTTGATGCTCACCCAGAGAGTACATGGCCAAGTTGGTTCAGGAAGTGTACGACGTATGGCGGGCATCGGGCAACCGGTCACTTTTCGACATTTTCCTTCACTGCTATCCCGATTTCAGCCCTTGGGCCAGGAGAATTATGTGAGGAGACTGAAGATGGTGGATATGTCCTCGCGCGAACGGCCATGGAAACCAGAGTGAAACGGTACGTTATCTCAAATGCACCTAGTGACGTTATAACCATTTTCGAAGCAAGTATTGATGTCGCTATGAAAAGAGTTTTTATCGTGCTTGATCGGAAGTTGAGCACTATCGATGGAGCCGGTCTGCTGCCTCTGCAGCGAT is part of the Pseudoduganella lutea genome and encodes:
- a CDS encoding efflux RND transporter permease subunit; its protein translation is MARFFIDRPIFAWVIAIVIMLGGALAIWGLPIAQYPSIAPPSISISGSYPGASAKTVEDAVTQVIEQKMKGIDGLRYMSSSSDSTGGISITLTFKSGTNPDIAQVQVQNKLQLATPLLPTAVTQQGLVVSKATKNFLLVLGFVSEDGSMNQADLGDYVAANVLDPLSRVQGVGDVTLFGSQYAMRIWLDPTKLTSYQLTPADVITAVQAQNAEVSAGELGGAPAVPGQQLNATVTAQSRLQTAEQFGAILLKTQTNGATVHLRDVAKMELGRENYATVARFNGKAATGIALKLATGANALDTAEAVKAKVEEMSKLFPKGMKAVVAFDTTPFVELSIEEVVKTLAEAIVLVFLVMYLFLQNFRATLIPTMAVPVVLLGTFAVLSALGYSINTLTMFAMVLAIGLLVDDAIVVVENVERVMTEEGLSPKEATKKSMGQISGALVGIAMVLSAVFVPMAFFGGSTGVIYRQFSITIVSAMVLSVLVAMIFTPALCATFLKPVEKGHHLTNRGFFGWFNRTFEKSTDKYQGVVAGMIRRRAPSMIIYAVLLAVLAVVFMRLPTSFLPEEDQGVLFTQIQLPTGATQERTLKTIEKVEDYFMNQEKANVASVFAVAGFSFGGNGQNTGIAFVRMKDWSERSGKENRVSAIAGRAMGALMQLRDSMVFSFAPPAVIELGNASGFDLQLQDVGGVGHNALMGARNQLLGMAAQNKALVGVRPNGQEDTPQYKVTIDQQKATALGLAVADVNRVLSVGWGSSYVNDFVDRGRVKKVFMQGQPDSRMVPEDLNKWFVRNNAGEMVPFSAFASGEWIYASPRLERYNGLSSVNIQGSPAPGVSSGAAMAEVEKMIAQLPPGIGYEWTGLSVEERESGSQTPMLYTISILIVFLCLAALYESWSVPFSVLLVIPLGIIGTVLATWGFGLANDVYFQVGLLTVVGLAAKNAILIVEFAKELQEGGMHVREATLEAVKLRLRPILMTSIAFGLGVLPLALASGAGSGSQNAIGVGVLGGMLSATFLGIFFVPVFFVLVRSMFASKDAKTAQPAAGTTV
- a CDS encoding efflux transporter outer membrane subunit, whose amino-acid sequence is MTKTLITLAVTALLAGCSLAPVYERPAAPVTPAWPQGDAYQSTAASPNAKQAYDVQWREFIADEQLEKLVELALANNRDLRVSILNIEAARAQYGVQRADRVPGLNASVGQTAQRIPDNLSATGDGYITRQYTAGLGIPAFELDFFGRVKNLSEAALQQYLGTEEARRSQQISLVAEVANAWLTLAADQERLRLAQDTLKSQQISYELSKRRFEAGATSGLDMYEAQTSVETARSDMAVYTAQVAADQNALALLAGAPVPAELLPQGELQSVTQLAELPEGVPSEVLQRRPDVLSAERSLQAQNANIGVARAAFFPSISLTASAGAASSDLSNLFKAGAGTWSFMPQLNLPIFAGGRNQANLDLARTNRDIAVAQYEKSIQSAFREVSDALAQRGTLDERVASQAALVEASEKSYRIHEQRYQKGAESYLNALVSQRNLYAAQQTYISARLAKASNQVTLYKVLGGGWQ
- a CDS encoding GNAT family N-acetyltransferase — encoded protein: MTMSTRTSRTIEMRPAEAADQAFMELLFASTRTADQRMGACDARAEAMLMALQCRARQTQQHALYPYADAAVIVERERPIGALHVNYGSDEIRILDISLLPECRGRGIGLGLLRSLQAQGVRMRVPVRLDVLPGTRAQRLFQRCGFTLNGANGLYLCMEWMPPLLT
- a CDS encoding TetR/AcrR family transcriptional regulator, with protein sequence MSNTEKRHHDPEKARHRRRQVLDAAAACFGRSGFHGASMAEISKAAGMSAGHIYNYFDSKDAIIAAFVEENVERVSALIRGFELTDDPLQALLDEVPRAVRDDLKPETWILPLEITAEASRNPKIAAVARDADRRTRILLRTILKTGRARHGLSVDDALLDARMNVMITMFQGLPVRAVHNPDMDPDMLTESFRLALRALLFS
- a CDS encoding fumarylacetoacetate hydrolase family protein, which codes for MTDFIFPPHETAALAIAGTDARFPVRRVYCVGRNYAGHAREMGSDPSREPPFFFTKPGDANAVVAVAPGSTAELPFPPQTNNFHHECELVVAIGKGGADIAVADAASHIFGYAVGFDMTRRDLQNRMKDAGRPWEIGKAFDFSAPVGTLHPADTVAGIDNAAITLQIDGATKQSGHINEMIWSIAETIANLSTYFTLQPGDLIFTGTPEGVGAVQRGQTLVGHVDGLSDIAVRFV
- a CDS encoding SIR2 family NAD-dependent protein deacylase; its protein translation is MISTLPDATQLDRAADLVRQADGLLIAAGAGMGVDSGLPDFRGNEGFWRAYPALGAARIAFTTAASPSSFQQNPVLAWGFYGHRLHLYRDTVPHAGFHLLKSWGERMPHGCHVFTSNVDGQFQKAGFDANQVYECHGSIHHLQCLEPCGDTIWEAEAFKPEVDEQACKLMNDPPHCPRCGGMARPNILMFGDWGWIEHRSARQAARLERWLDKVERPLVIELGAGTAVPSVRHFSQQVIQRGGRLVRINPREQEVPTRQDVGLAAGALDGLQAIAARLRL